The segment TGTGTGAACATACTACGGGCGCGAAGGATCCCGGGTTCGCACGAACGCGCGGGAAAAACGGAGCGGTTTCCCCGGCCAGACCGCGGCGTCGCCATCTCCCGATCGTGAGGAGGAGGTTCGTCACGGGATCGTCACCCGGGAGAGCTTGACAGGCAGGTGGTTTGGATCTGCCGGCAGCTCGGATGCGATGAGGAAGGTCGCGTGGGCGAGACAAAACGTTGGGTGGGCGCGACCTGGAGGCGCGTGGGCGAGACTTGGAGACGTGTGGGCGTGTGAGGAGGGTCGCGCGGGCGAGACAAAAAGTTGCGCGCGCGAGACCTCGAGGTCTCGTGGGCGAGACCTGGAGACGCGTGGGCGAGACCTGGAGGCTCGTGGGCGAGACCTGGAGGCTCGTGGGCGAGACCTGGAGACGCGCGGGCGTGTGAGGAGGGTCGCGCGGGCGCGACAAAAAGTTGTGCGGGCGAGACCCGGAGGTCTCGTGGGCGAGACCCGGACGTCGCGCGCGGGGGACTCGAAGGTGTGGTGGGCGGGTAGCGTCCCAGCAAGCACAGGGGGTCGACGTGGCGCGAGCCCGCTCCGACTCCCTCTTTCATCTGTGAGCGATGAACACTACGCTGCGCGCGTGGCCATCGACTGGACCGATGAGGAGCGCAAGAAAGTGGAAGCCGGCATCGCCAAGCACGGGCTCCGCACGGGCCGATGCGCCGCGCTCGCTCGCATCGTGCACCCCGTCGCGCAGCAAAAGGACCCCAAGGCGTGCGCGATCCGCATGCGTCCTCCGAAGGGCGCGACATGGCTGGTGCCGAAGGCATCGAGCATCCCCTCCTGGAAGGGGCATGTGTACGTCGAAACGCGCGAGCACGCTGTTGATGCCGTGACCGGCTCCAAGGGCTACTCCCCTTCGAGCACCTACGTCAATGACCACTGGGACTTCGCCGAGTGGATGCGCATTGATGAGGTGGACCCCGCAACGGTCGACCCGGGCATCCAAGACGTGGACGATGAGTCATGAGCACGCTTCGTGACACGATCATCCGCTGGATCGACAAGCGGACGACTGACATGCTCGCGGCACCTCGTATCTGGGGCTCGGACGAGGCCATCGAGATGCAGGTGCTACTCCTGCTCCAGTTCCGCGCGCTCACCCTGCGTCCCGATTTCGACCACGGGGATCCAGGTGCGCTCGTCGATGCTTACATGGAGTACCTGACCAGGACGTATCCGCAGTGTCCTCATCAGCCACTCCATCAGATTGTCGAGGCCGATCGTCTCGGCTTCAACATCGCCAATGAGTTGAGAAAGGTAGTCCAAACCTTCACGCGGAGCATGCTGGAGGAGAACCCATTCCAGCATAATGACCTCGCCATCCGCCTCGTATTCGAGAAGGGGAGGACGCCCACGACCGCTGCGTTTACGGGCTATTACGAAGAGTTTCGGCGTGCGGCGCGTGCCGTCGCTCGACGCGTCGACAAGGCGGTCGGTCGCGCACCGAAAGGAATTGAGGAAGCGACGGACTTTGCGCTCTCCGACGTACGCGTAACCCCGAAAAATGGTGCACCCGCCGAGGCGCTCCTGTTGCTCGGCGCCGGAGTGCCCTCGGAATCGCGCGATTGGGTCGCCGAGAACGCAGTGCGCAGCGCCATCGTCGACTTGGTCACCATGGGCGAATGGGCGACCTCCGATGCTGATGTCAGCGCGCTCCCCGTCGATGACATGGAGCAACGCAGCCGTACGACCGTCCAGGCGATGCGGATCATCCCTCGCCGCGGCATCATGAAGGCCGAGATTGGAGGCACACTCATCGGGCGTGCCAAACCAGTCGAATTCAGGCCCGAGCACGAACGCCGCTTCCTTACAGTGCTCGGGTCGAGCGCCCCCTCCGAGATGTACGACGAGACGGAGGAGATCCGTGGCATCGACCTCGACCGAGGTCTTGTGATCGTCAACCGGAAAATGCGCCTACCCTGCTACGTGCGCCCGGAACAACTTCAGGAAGTCACCGAGGTAGGCATTCAGGCGCACGTGATGGGTACGCTTTATAAGCCGCTCACAGGACGACCGTTCGTGATCGTGAGCCACATTGTTCCGGTCAACGCTGGGTCGTCGGTCTGACTGGCGCCCGCTCCTGCCACCGCGATAGGGAGACCTGGGGCTATCGTGGGCGCGACCCGGACGTCGCGCGCGGGGGACCGGTCCGGGCTCAGCAGCCCTGCATGCAGGTATCGAACGTGCCGCCCGGCGTCTTGCTGGCGATCTCCTCGCACGTCGCATTCACGATACACGCCGATTCACAGGCATATCGGCCCGTGCACTTGTCCGGATCCGGCTCGGCGCAGACGAAATTGCACTCGTCGCAGAGCTTCTTCGCCGCGGCGCTGCACTGGTTGCCGCCGCCACACGCCGCGAGCGCGTCCTCCTCGATGTCGCAGCCGTCGAAGGTGAACGTCTCGCCGTCCCGGCACTCTGCTTCGCTCTCCACGCAGACGAGCCACGCGTCGTACGGGTCCGCGCAACCCCGGCTCTCGGCCTGCGCCACCGTGTCATTGACGTCGGCGATGCAATCGTCGCGCTCCGCCTCGTTGCAGCCCTCGCACGCGCATTTGAGGTCGCAGATGTCCGCGGCGCTCGGCCCGCAGCCGCCCGCCGAGCCCGCGAACGTGGCGAGCCCGACGCCGAGCGCGAGCCACGCGCCGAGCCTCGTGAGCGGGGAGGGGCGCCCCGATGCGCCGCGTCGATTCCATGCATCCATCCGGCGTTTCCTCCCCCTCACGGGTTCGCGCTCGAGCAGCCGATCACGCAGTTGACGTACGTCGAATTCGGCTGCGGGTCCGTGAGGTCCTCGCAGCTCGCCGCGAGCGCGCAATACGCCGCGCACGCGTCTCCACCCTGGCACTGGGTGTCGCCGCCGCCGCTGAGCCCGCACGACTGGCGCTTCGCGCGCTCTTCCTGGCAGGGCGTCTTGATGAACGTCGCCGACTTCAACGAGCAAGCCCGGAGCGCGTCGGCCTCGTCCGCGCAGCTCGACGAGATGAACGCGCCATTGCCGCACACCCCCTCGTCCACGTAACAGGTGACGTAGCTCGAATACGCGGCGGCGCAGCCCTCGTGCTCCGCGAGGCGCTCGGCGTCCTCCACGTCGTCCGTGCAGTCCTCGCGCTCGCGCTGGCTGCAGCCCTGACAATCGCAGCGCGCCTCGCAATACGACGTCGTGTCGCTCGCGCAGCCCGTGCCCAGCGACACCCAGGAAAGCGCGAGCCCCGCCATCGCCGACGCGACCCACCACCGATGGACCCAGCGGCCCCGCGATCCTCGCACGATGTCCCCTCCGTCGCTCTCGCCGTTCACGGCGCCGTGGGCTTCTGCATGTCCTCGCAGGACATCGGCCAGTAGCCGGTCACCTTCGCCTCCGCGCACGCCGTGCACGCGTTCGGGAACGTGCGCGGCGCGGTCGTCCCGGGGCAGGGCGCCTTGATGCAGCGCACGCCCGTGTCCACCTCGCCGCAGACGGGCCGGTAGTCCCGCGTGCACGCCTGCGTCTTGCGCGACTCGTCCGAGCACGCCTGGAACGCGAGCCTGCCGCCGGCCTGAGGCCGGTCCTCGGGCGGGGGCGCCTCGGTCTCCGTCGCCGTCTCCGCGGGCTTCTCCGGCGGCGGCGCCTCGGCCGTGGGCGCCGGAGCCGCGGCGACGGTCGCCGTGGGGGCCGGATCACCTTGCGGGGGCTGCGTCGAGGCACAACCGAGGGCGAGCCCAGCGGCACACAGAACGAGGGAAGCCAGGATTTTCATGAGGACCGCGGCTTTCTATCCGTTTTCCCTTGCCGCTTCAAGGCGAGGTTATACTCGCCTGCATGTCCTCCCCGCGCACGCCCTCCTCGGTCTTCGTCGCCCGCCGCCGCGCCCTCGCCGAAACGTCACCCCACCCGGCGCTCGTCGCGGCCGGCCTGCCCCCGTCGCGCCAGTATCGCGCGAACACCTACCCGTTCCGCGCCAAGAGCCACTTCCTGTACCTCGTCGGCGAGCACCTCGCGGGCGCGGCGCTGCTCGTCACGCGCGGCCGGCAGATCCTGTTCGTCGAGCCCGAGGCCGACGGAGACGCGCTCTGGCACGGGCCGCGCCCGTCGTTCGAGGAGCTCCGCGCGAGGCACGCCGTCGACGAGGTCCGCGCGCTCGCCGACGTCGACGTGGTCCTCCGCGAGCTCGGCGCGCCCGTGGCCACGCTGCCGGTCGAGGACGCGCCGAGCGCCGCGTGGCTCTCGGCCCGGCTCGGCCGGACGATCACGTCCTCGAGCGGGGACAAACTCGAGGCGGGCGGACCCGACGCCGCGCTCGCCGAGGGGATGATCACGCTCCGGCTCCGGCACGACGAGGCCGCCGTCGCGCAGCTCCGCGCCGCGGGCCAGGCGAGCGCGCGCGCGCACCTCGCGGGCATGCGCGCGACGCGCCCGGGAGGCACGGAGGCCGAGGTCTGCGGCGCCATGATCGGCTCGCTCCGGCGCGAGGGCTTCGAGGACGCCTACGGCCCGATCGTCACGGTGCACGGCGAGGTCCTGCACAACGAGCACCACCACGGAGAGCTCGCCGCGGGTGATCTCTTGCTCGCGGACGTGGGCGGCGAGACGCCCGAAGGATTCGCGGGCGACATCACGCGCACCTGGCCCGTCTCGGGCACGTTTTCCCCCACGCAACGCGCGATCTACGACGTCGTGCTCGCCGCGCAGCGCGCCGCCGTGGACAAGGTTCGTCCGGGCGTCCGTTACCGCGAGGTGCACGAGACGGCCAAGCGCGTCATCGTCGAGGGCCTCTGCCACCTCGGGATCTTCCGCGGTGATCCGGGCGGCCTGCTCGAGCGCGGCGCGGCGGCGATCTTCTTCCCGCACGGCATCGGCCACCTCATCGGCCTCGACGTGCACGACATGGAAGACCTCGGTGATCGCGCCGGCTACGCGCCCGGCCGCGCCCGCTCGAAGAATTTCGGCGACTGCTACCTGCGGCTCGATCGTGACCTCGAGCCCGGCATGGCCGTCACGATCGAGCCCGGCTTCTACCAGGTCCCGGCGATCCTGCGCGACGCGCGGTACGTCGGCGCGGTCGGCGACGATCTGCGCCGCGACGTGCTCGCGCGGTACGCCGACGTGCGCGGCATCCGCATCGAGGACGACGTGCTCTGCACGAGTGGTGATCCCGAGGTGCTGACGTCGCTCGTCCCGAAGGACGCCGCCGAGGTCGAGGCCGCGATGCGCGCGTGAGCTTCGCCCCCTCTCCGCTGCGCGGAGAGGGGGTTGGGGGGTGAGGCTAGTCCCGGTAAGGGTTCGCGGCCTCCACGTTTCGCTTCTGCGCGCGGGCCTTGTCGACCCCCGTCGGTTTCGCGGCGGCGGCCTTCTTCGCGCCCGCGATCGTGCGCGTTTGCCCCTCCAGATCCTGCACGATCGCCTCGGCGCGGCCCGCCGGCGCCGCCTCCCTCGCCCGCGCGGCGACCTCGCGTAGCGCCTGTTCCTGCGCCGCGAGCTTGGCCTCCGCCTCCTCGGTGCGGCCTTGCTCGAGCAGCTCGTTCACCGCGTCGAGCGTGTCCGCCGTCCGGGTCCGCGCGATCCGCGTCGCGAGGATCGGATCGAGCTCCGAGCCCGCCTCGCCGTCCGCGCCGATGCGCACGTCGAGCTTGCCGCTGCACGAGCCTTCCCCGCCCGCCTTTCGATCCTCGAACCGCAGCCCGACGTCGGCCACGGGCCTGATCCCTTCGGCCTCGGCCGGCACGCGTAGCTCGAGCAGCAGCGTCTTCGTGTCGCCCGCGGAGAAATTGCCGAGCGGCACCGTGAGGCGCTGCCCGCTCCGGCGGAAGGTGCGGTCGAAGACGCGCGTCAGCGTGACGCCCTCGGCGAGATCCACCGTCACGGAGGCCGAGAGCGCGACGGTCTTGCGGAGCCTCTCGGCCTCGTCGAGGAAGACACGCTCGAGCGAGGCGGCGTCCTCGATGAAGTGGTGGCGCCCGCCCGCGTGCAGCGCGATCGCGCCCAGGATCTTCTGGTTGTACGAGATGCCCACGCCGATCGTGCTGACGCCGATCCCCGCGTCCCGCGCCGACCTCGCGATCGCCTCGAAGCCCGGCACGTCGCGCACGCCGGCCGTCGCGTCGCCGTCGCTGAGCACGACCATCCGATCGGCGGCGCTCGTGCTCTTGCGGAGCTCCTCGACGCCCGCCTGGATGCCACACGAGATGCAGGTGTCGCCGCCGAGGGAGATGTTCTCGATCGCGGACTTGATCGCGCCGCGGGTCGAGGTGTTCACGGTGGTCATGGAGACGTCGGTCGTCGGGCGCGTGTCGAACGAGACCACGCTGACCCGATCGCCGTCTTCGAGGTGATCGACGGCCGCGTTCGCCGCGGCGAGCGCGCGCGGCAGCCTCTCGCCCTTCATCGAGCCCGAGCGGTCGATCACGATCGCCAGGTGGTTCTCGGCGACGCGCCTCTCGCCCGCGTCGGCGTCGGCGTGGACCTCGACCATCACGTACGTCGTCCGCGTCCCCCCTTTTTCGAGCCGCGCGTGCCCGATCCGGCCCTCCAGACGCAGCGTCGCGCCGGCGCTGAAGGTCGCGGCGACGTCCGGCGTCGTCGTCTGCGGCGCCTCGTCGCCTGGCCGCGCCTCCTGGCCTGCGCCGGGCCTCGATTCGCCCGAGGAAGCGGGGGCGAGGAGGTACACGGACGAACCGGACACCAGCATGCCGAGGGCGCTCAGGAGGGCGACGCTGTGGAGCTTCATGGGGGCCCTTCAGACGTACCACGGCCCGGGAAGATCCGTCTGCCGGGGGCTCGTTCGCCTTCAGCGCCCCGAGGCCGCGCGCAGCATGCTCAGGCGATCTTCCGGGGTGCTCACGGCGTGCAGCTTGCCGTGGCGCACGTCGAGCACGCCGAAGACGTGCCCCGGGCAGATGCGGCCGAGCCGGCCTGCGAGCAGGCTCAACATCACGCTCGTGCGGCGCGGCGTGAGCGGCTCGCCGCGGAAGTACATCTTGATCACGTGGGGCGTCTCGTCGATCGCGAGCCCGAGCTCCGGGTTCACGTCGACGTCGTGCGCGCCCATGCGATAGCTGGTCCGGGGCGGCTCGAACCATTTCATCGGGCCCGTCGCGAGGAAGCGGCGGTAGCCCTCGATCACGCGCGCGAACACGCGGCGCTTCTTCTCGCTCGGCTCGCGCGCGGCCACCACGTCGAGCGTCGCGGGCAGGAGGCTCTCGCGGTGCATCGTCACGATCGCGTCGCGCAGCGGGTGATAATAATCGGGGGACGAATCTCCCTTGCGCTCCTTCAGCGGATCCGCGTCGCCGCCCGCGCCAGCCTCGAGCACGAAGTCGACGAATCCCGTCAACGAGATTCTATCCATGATCCCTCCGCCAATTCTTCAGGCCAAGCTGCCGTCTGGGTACCGGCACACGCTTCCATACCACGGATCGCCTCGCGCGGACGCGCCGTGCAGGCTCTCCCTGACGAAAAATGTCCGCGCGGTCCCAGGCTGCGTAAAAAATTCGCGTTACAGCGCTTCGTAGATCGTCGAGAACGCGGCGGCCTCGCCGCGCAGGAGCACGTCCAGGCGCGGATTCGGCGCGTCCTTGGCGGCGACGAGCTTCGCGCGTGGCACGTCGAGCATCGTGATCACGTGATTCGGATAGAGGCGCGAGAGCCCGCTCGTGAGCAGCGCCAGGGCGACGGCGCTGCGCCTGGCGGCGAGCGGCTCCTGGCGGAAATAGAGCTTGACGAGGTGGGGCTTCTTGTCGATCACGAAGCCGACCTCGGGGTTCAGGTTGATCTCCAGGTCGCCGAGCTTCATTGCGCCGCGCGGGGGCTCGAACCACCGCTTGTCGCCCGAGGCCAAAAACCTCCGGTATCCGGCGACGACCTGCGGATAGATGCGGCGGCGCTTCTCGTCGGTCTGCGCCGCGACGACCGCGTCGAGGACGGACTCACACTCGCCCCGCCGGTGCATGCCCACGATGCCCTCCCGGATCGGGCGATAAAAGTCCGTGGAGAGCTCGTCCTTGCGCTCCTTGTATTCGCGGACGCCGGTCAGCTTGGGTGTCCCGGATCTCAGCACGAAGTCGACGAAATACGTCAGCGAGACCTTCTCCATGGGGATCCTCCCGTGCGGTGCCGGCCAGGAATGCCGGCCCCCCCGAGGCCGACATCACGATTCCATATTTATCACGAACGTGATCCGAATGCCGCCCTCGTTCGAGGTCGATGCGACGAAGAATGTCCCACCTGAACCTGGAATCTGCGCGATCGGGTGCTCCGCTTCCGCATCCAAGGCGGCCTCCACGGATCATGCGCGGACGCATTATGTCCCACGCGATGGACGCGCCGCGGCAATGATGGGTCGCGGAATGTCCGCGCGGGCCCCCGCGGAGCCCTCGATCGGTCGTTCTCTTTCCGAGGGGTTGACGCCGCTCGGGGACCGTGGAACGGGCGGGCGAAAGGAGGTCTCTCCGTGAAGGCAATCGTCATTCAGGGCTCGTTCGGGCTCGGCTCCCTCGCCGAGGTCACGCTGCCCGATCCCAGGCCCGGGCCCGCCGAGGTCGTCCTAAAGATGCGGGCCGCGTCGCTCAACTATCGTGATCTCATGACCGTGCGGGGGCAATACAACCCCCGCCAGCCCCTGCCGCTCGTGCCGCTCTCGGACGGCGTCGGCGAGGTGATCGAGGTGGGCCCCGCCGTGACCCGCGTGAAGAGAGGAGACCGCGTCTGCCCCATCTTCACGCAAGCCTGGCAGGACGGCGAGCTCGACGCCGAGAAGCTCAAGACGACGCTCGGCGGGCCCCTGCCCGGCGTGCTCTCGGAGCTCTTCGTGGCGAGCGAGTCGGGGCTCGTGAAGGTGCCCGACCACCTCTCGGACGAGGAAGCGGCGACCCTGCCCTGCGCGGGCGTGACGGCGTACAATGCGCTTTTTTCATCCGGCAGCGTTCGTCCGGGCGATACGGTGCTCGTGCAAGGCACGGGCGGCGTGTCGATCTTCGCGCTGCAGCTCGCCCGCCTCGCCGGGGCGCGCGTGATCGTGACGTCGAGCAGCGACACGAAGCTCGAGCGCGCGAAGGCGCTCGGCGCGTGGGCGACGATCAACTACAAAACGACGCCGGACTGGGACAAGAAGGCCCTCGAGCTCACGGGCGGCGCGGGCGTCGACCACGTGGTCGAGGTCGGCGGCGCGGGCACGCTCGCGCGCTCGATGCGGGCCACGCGGATCGGGGGCACGGTGAGCGTGATCGGCGTGCTCGCCGGCGCGGCGCAGGAGATGAACGTGCTGCCGATCCTGATGAAGCACCTCCGGCTGCAGGGCATCATGGTGGGCTCCCGCGTGATGTTCGAGGCGATGACCCGCGCGATCGACGCGAGCGAGCTCCGGCCTGTGATCGACGAAAGGACGTTCTCTTTCGGCGAGGCGCGCGAGGCGCTCGCCTACATGGAGAGCGGCGGGCATTTCGGGAAGATCGTGCTGCGATTCTGAGGCGAGCGCGTCAGGCTCGTTCGAGGTGCACCCTCGTGCAAACGACCCGGAAGCCCACCCGCTGCACGTTTCGTTCGGTGGGCTCGCCGGGGAGCGAGCCGATGGTCGCAACGCTCGCCCCGCGGGCGCGCGCCTCGACGAGCCGCGCGCGGATGAGCGCCTGCTGAATGCCGCGCCTGCGCCACGCGGGCAACACGCTCGTCCCGAAGAGCGCCGCGACCTCGCCCCGCACCTCGGCGCTGCCCGCGCCCACGGCCTCGCCGCCGGCCCAGGCGATCACGCTGATCGAGCGCGGGTCTTTCACCATGCGCATGCTGACCTCGCGATCGGCCGCCGACATGGGCTCGCCCTCGGGCCGGAAGCCGCTCCCGGCCACCTCGACGAACCGCGCCTCCTCGCCCGGCGCGACCTTCCGGACGACGATCCCCTCGGGCGGCGCGGCGCCGGCCCAAAGATCCTCGTCGGAAGCGAGCTCGCGCGCGAGGAGGTTCTCGAACCGCGCGAGCACGAAATTGCGCGCGGCGAGCATGGCGAGCAGGCTCGGATCCACGTAGGGCGAGAGCTCGACCCGGACGGGGACGTTTTTCCCTGCGTAGAATGCCTCGATCCGATCGAGCTCCTGGGCCGTGACCGGCCCGGACAGACCAATTCCGAGGACGACGTTGCAAAAGGATCCGGGCCCCGCGAAGCAGGCGATCCCGCCGGCGACGCGGATGGATTCGGGCGCGATGGAGGCGAAGCCTTCGACCTGGCGGGCCTCTTCGAGGCGGGCGATGTCCTGGGCGGTTCTCATGGGCAACCTCAGGGGGGCGGGGACAGATGGGAGGTGGAGTTCAGCGCCGCTTGGCGCGTTCGTCGGGGCGTCGGAGCGCGGCGTCGATGGTTTCGGCCAGGCGGGGGGCGGTTTTTCGGAGGATCTTGAGGGTACAATCACCGTCGAGAAAGCTACGGAAGTGGGTTTGCTCGTCGTCGAAGGCGGCGGGGTTCAGCTCGGCGAGGCGTTTCCTCACGGCGCGGGCGATGAGCGGGGCTTTCTTCGAAATATACTGCAAATCGACCATGCCCTCGGTGAATGGCTCGTACCAGGCGAGGCGAGCCGCGAGGATGTCGTCACCATCTCCGAGGCCCAGCGTCCTCAACGTGAACAGCGCGTCGTCCCGTCGATGCAGAGGTATTCGCTCATCAACGACGATGAGCTCGAGGGTCGGGAGCAGGATCTCGAACCAATCGTCCTGAACCTCGAAAGGATCGAGGATCCTCCGGTCCCAGGTCCCCTTGGCTTGGTTCATCTCCAGGTCGGCGCGCCTGTAGTTGCTCCATTCGTACGTGAGCGCTCGTCCCTCGCGCGACGATTTGCTCAGGTAATGATCCACGGTTGGGCGGGACGTCCACATGACCGAGTAGGCACACAGGTCGTCGAAGGCGCTCGTCAGATCACCCAGGCACAGGGTCCAATGTGCCGGAAAGCTCTTCGGTTTGGCGTCTGGATTTGCTTCCAGCCATGCCTTCCCTGGTCCACGGATCTCGTCATCGAAGGAGGGAGGCTCTGGAGCCCTCTCGAAGCGCCTCATGCCCCGGGCTTCTCCATGAATACGAGCCAGCGGGGCCAGAATGGATCCTGTCCGGGGAGCGTGTGATGCAGCGCTTGGTCGATGTCCTCGGGAGTCTTGTGAAATTGCGGTTCTTCGCCTCGCATCACGGCCTTGGCATCTTCGATGGCCCTCTCGGCCTCGATCGAGCGTGCCATGGGGAGCTTGAACACGTGGGATGTGAGCCATCGGGAAGCATCGCCGCGCGTGACGAGCTCTTCGGCGTCGAGCACCACGCGCCCATCCTTCAGGTCGAAGACGAACAGCTCGTCCGTCTCGTCGTTCCAGTGGGGCTCCAGGGAGGCGAGCACCATGGGAGCGTGGGTCGT is part of the Polyangium spumosum genome and harbors:
- a CDS encoding aminopeptidase P family protein, producing MSSPRTPSSVFVARRRALAETSPHPALVAAGLPPSRQYRANTYPFRAKSHFLYLVGEHLAGAALLVTRGRQILFVEPEADGDALWHGPRPSFEELRARHAVDEVRALADVDVVLRELGAPVATLPVEDAPSAAWLSARLGRTITSSSGDKLEAGGPDAALAEGMITLRLRHDEAAVAQLRAAGQASARAHLAGMRATRPGGTEAEVCGAMIGSLRREGFEDAYGPIVTVHGEVLHNEHHHGELAAGDLLLADVGGETPEGFAGDITRTWPVSGTFSPTQRAIYDVVLAAQRAAVDKVRPGVRYREVHETAKRVIVEGLCHLGIFRGDPGGLLERGAAAIFFPHGIGHLIGLDVHDMEDLGDRAGYAPGRARSKNFGDCYLRLDRDLEPGMAVTIEPGFYQVPAILRDARYVGAVGDDLRRDVLARYADVRGIRIEDDVLCTSGDPEVLTSLVPKDAAEVEAAMRA
- a CDS encoding vWA domain-containing protein → MKLHSVALLSALGMLVSGSSVYLLAPASSGESRPGAGQEARPGDEAPQTTTPDVAATFSAGATLRLEGRIGHARLEKGGTRTTYVMVEVHADADAGERRVAENHLAIVIDRSGSMKGERLPRALAAANAAVDHLEDGDRVSVVSFDTRPTTDVSMTTVNTSTRGAIKSAIENISLGGDTCISCGIQAGVEELRKSTSAADRMVVLSDGDATAGVRDVPGFEAIARSARDAGIGVSTIGVGISYNQKILGAIALHAGGRHHFIEDAASLERVFLDEAERLRKTVALSASVTVDLAEGVTLTRVFDRTFRRSGQRLTVPLGNFSAGDTKTLLLELRVPAEAEGIRPVADVGLRFEDRKAGGEGSCSGKLDVRIGADGEAGSELDPILATRIARTRTADTLDAVNELLEQGRTEEAEAKLAAQEQALREVAARAREAAPAGRAEAIVQDLEGQTRTIAGAKKAAAAKPTGVDKARAQKRNVEAANPYRD
- a CDS encoding NAD(P)-dependent alcohol dehydrogenase, encoding MKAIVIQGSFGLGSLAEVTLPDPRPGPAEVVLKMRAASLNYRDLMTVRGQYNPRQPLPLVPLSDGVGEVIEVGPAVTRVKRGDRVCPIFTQAWQDGELDAEKLKTTLGGPLPGVLSELFVASESGLVKVPDHLSDEEAATLPCAGVTAYNALFSSGSVRPGDTVLVQGTGGVSIFALQLARLAGARVIVTSSSDTKLERAKALGAWATINYKTTPDWDKKALELTGGAGVDHVVEVGGAGTLARSMRATRIGGTVSVIGVLAGAAQEMNVLPILMKHLRLQGIMVGSRVMFEAMTRAIDASELRPVIDERTFSFGEAREALAYMESGGHFGKIVLRF
- a CDS encoding GNAT family N-acetyltransferase, with protein sequence MRTAQDIARLEEARQVEGFASIAPESIRVAGGIACFAGPGSFCNVVLGIGLSGPVTAQELDRIEAFYAGKNVPVRVELSPYVDPSLLAMLAARNFVLARFENLLARELASDEDLWAGAAPPEGIVVRKVAPGEEARFVEVAGSGFRPEGEPMSAADREVSMRMVKDPRSISVIAWAGGEAVGAGSAEVRGEVAALFGTSVLPAWRRRGIQQALIRARLVEARARGASVATIGSLPGEPTERNVQRVGFRVVCTRVHLERA